The following coding sequences are from one Gadus morhua chromosome 10, gadMor3.0, whole genome shotgun sequence window:
- the slu7 gene encoding pre-mRNA-splicing factor SLU7 — protein MTEEGPSQAGQDAMLGLDEPKKMTREDWRKKKELEEQRKLGNAPAEVDEEGKDINPHIPQYISSVPWYIDPSKRPTLKHQRPQEEEEDYVSSIGQWYKRGVDEKPISTKFRKGSCENCGAVTHKKKDCLERPRKVGAKFTGSGMAPDEHSQLNLALDYDGKRDRWNGYDPEDHHRIVEEYSKVDQAKRTLKAQKLQDELASGKLDQEREHDSEDEDEDKYADDIDMPGQNFDSKRRITVRNLRIREDIAKYLRNLDPNSAYYDPKTRAMRENPYYNTGMNPDEVGFAGDNFVRYSGDTITMAQTQLFAWEAYEKGSEVHLQADPTKLELLHQSFKVKKEDFKEKQKDTILERYGGEEHLDAPPRELLLAQTEDYVEYSRHGAVIKGLDKAIARSKYEEDVTINNHAFIWGSYWRDGYWGFKCCHSMVKQSYCTGAAGIHTASTSACVPFDDGLQEDEEEEQPKTLLEMHQEKMKEKKKKKKNKKNKKHGSDSESDDEAKKKEKLIKALDAECQRLKRVDEIMLLDERKRPYSSLHEVKQPTEEEMEAFRMKRGREDDPMFAFLHPPS, from the exons ATGACGGAAGAAGGGCCCTCGCAGGCCGGGCAGGACGCGATGTTGGGTCTGGACGAACCCAAGAAGATGACCCGCGAGGactggaggaagaagaaggagctggaggagcagaggaagctGGGAAACGCCCCGGCCGAGGTGGACGAGGAGGGAAA AGACATCAACCCTCACATCCCCCAGTACATTTCGTCGGTGCCGTGGTACATCGACCCGTCCAAGAGACCCACGCTTAAGCATCAGAGGccccaggaagaggaagaagattaTGTTTCCTCCATCGGACAGTGGTACAAGCGGGGGGTGGACGAG AAACCAATTTCCACAAAGTTCCGCAAGGGTTCGTGTGAAAACTGCGGTGCGGTGACACACAAGAAGAAGGACTGCTTGGAG CGGCCCAGAAAAGTGGGAGCCAAGTTCACGGGTTCGGGTATGGCTCCGGATGAGCACTCTCAGCTGAACCTGGCCCTGGACTACGATGGGAAGAGGGATCGCTGGAACGGGTACGACCCCGAGGACCACCATCGCATCGTAGAGGAGTACTCCAAAGTGGACCAG GCCAAGAGAACCTTGAAGGCCCAGAAGCTTCAGGATGAGCTGGCTTCAGGAAAACTGGATCAG GAGCGGGAACACGACAgcgaggatgaggatgaggacaaaTACGCAGACGATATCGACATGCCTGGGCAGAACTTCGACTCCAAGAGGCGTATCACCGTGAGGAATCTGCGTATCCGAGAAGACATCGCCAAG TACTTGAGGAATCTGGATCCCAACTCGGCCTACTACGACCCCAAGACTCGAGCTATGAGGGAGAATCCGTACTACAACACCGGCATGAACCCAGACGA GGTGGGATTCGCCGGCGACAACTTTGTGCGCTACTCCGGGGACACCATAACCATGGCCCAGACTCAGT TGTTCGCCTGGGAGGCCTATGAGAAGGGGTCGGAGGTGCACCTGCAGGCAGACCCCACCAAGCTGGAGCTGCTGCACCAGTCCTTCAAAGTCAAGAAGGAGGACTTCAAGGAGAAGCAGAAGGACACCATCCTGGAGAGG tacGGCGGCGAGGAGCACCTGGACGCCCCCCCCCgggagctgctgctggcccaGACGGAGGACTACGTGGAGTACTCCCGCCACGGCGCGGTCATCAAGGGCCTGGACAAGGCCATCGCCCGCTCCAAATACGAGGAGGACGTGACCATCAACAACCACGCC TTCATCTGGGGGTCCTACTGGAGGGACGGCTACTGGGGGTTCAAATGCTGCCACTCCATGGTCAAGCAGAGTTACTGCACGGGGGCCGCAGGCATCCACACAGCC AGCACATCGGCCTGCGTTCCGTTTGACGACGGTCTacaggaggatgaagaggaggaacagCCCAAGACCCTTCTGGAG ATGCACCaggagaagatgaaggagaagaagaagaaaaagaagaacaagaagaacaagaagcaCGGCTCTGACAGCGAATCAGACGATGAGgcgaagaagaaagagaagctgattaag GCCCTGGATGCGGAGTGCCAGCGGCTGAAGCGCGTGGACGAGATCATGCTGCTGGACGAGAGGAAGCGGCCGTACAGCAGCCTGCACGAGGTCAAGCAGCCAAccgaggaggagatggaggcctTCCGCATGAAGCGGGGCCGCGAGGACGACCCCATGTTCGCCTTCCTGCACCCCCCCTCCTGA
- the LOC115552044 gene encoding GATA zinc finger domain-containing protein 14-like, producing the protein MKRQVDTHCVISYKYHLLPSGRSNCGFSSSCQFLPSPHSQNDEDFGSNSGNGCVDGIKRGNRHKHHCGPYNNRSSYYHSNGSSYYHDNWNSNYHDNGSSNYHDNRSSNYHENGSSNYHDNGSSNYHDNNSSNYLDNGCSNYHDNKCFSYHHNGSFNYPDNGNSNYHDNGSSNYHDNSSNYHDNGSSNYYENRSSNYHDNGRSNYHENGSSNYHDNGSSNYHENGSSNYHDTGSSNYYENGSSNYHDNRSSNYYENGSSNYRTAELWWSNGPSVSSELCAATGADQILPLREIAPPCGQMESDACVILNVLRD; encoded by the exons ATGAAAAGACAAG TTGACACCCACTGCGTTATTTCGTATAAATACCATCTTCTACCATCTGGGCGGTCAAACTGTGGTTTTAGTAGCAGCTGCCAATTTCTACCTTCCCCTCATTCCCAAAATGATGAGGACTTTGGCTCTAATTCTGGGAATGGTTGCGTTGATGGAATCAAGCGAG GaaatagacacaaacaccaCTGTGGCCCTTACAACAACAGGAGCTCCTACTACCATAGCAACGGGAGCTCCTACTACCATGACAACTGGAactccaactaccatgacaacgggagctccaactaccatgacaacaggagctccaactaccatgaaAACGGgagctccaactaccatgacaacgggagctccaactaccatgacaacaacagctccaactaccTTGACAACGGCtgctccaactaccatgacaataAGTGCTTCAGCTACCATCACAACGGGAGCTTCAACTACCCTGACAACGGGAactccaactaccatgacaacgggagctccaactaccatgacaacagctccaactaccatgacaacgggAGCTCCAACTACTATGAAAACAGGAGCtcaaactaccatgacaacgggAGGTCCAACTACCATGAAAACGGgagctccaactaccatgacaacgggagctccaactaccatgaaAACGGGAGCTCAAACTACCATGACACCGGGAGCTCCAACTACTATGAAAACGGgagctccaactaccatgacaacaggagCTCCAACTACTATGAAAACGGGAGCTCAAACTACCGTACTGCTGAACTCTGGTGGTCAAACGGTCCGAGTGTTTCTTCTGAGCTCTGTGCTGCCACTGGTGCTGACCAAATTCTGCCTTTAAGAGAAATAGCGCCCCCCTGTGGCCAAATGGAAAGTGACGCATGTGTTATATTGAATGTTCTGAGAGACTGA
- the c1qtnf2 gene encoding complement C1q tumor necrosis factor-related protein 2: MSTAYSSPTGRVTLQTCMLLCLVSVASCQSPLHTHRRGRNLTIHSSQLVCSLPGPQGPAGQPGASGSPGAMGAQGPPGRDGLDGKDGEKGDRGDAAEPGRPGNPGKPGPKGKAGVIGKAGPRGFNGLRGTPGVTGKPGRKGPPGDAGVDGAPGGCSCGDNRARSAFSVAMTKSYPQERLPIRFGRILLNEGDHYNATSGKFVCAFPGVYYFTYDITLANRHLAIGLVHNGNYKIKTFDANTGNNDVASGSTVLQLRRGDQVWLQIFYSGQNGLFFDPYWTDSTFTGFLIYADRQKQLPKATNDEDLN, encoded by the exons ATGTCCACAGCCTACAGTTCTCCAACTG GGAGAGTGACGCTCCAGACATGCATGCTGCTGTGTTTGGTCTCCGTGGCATCCTGCCAGTCGCCGTTGCACACGCACAGGAGAGGACGGAACCTCACCATCCATTCCTCCCAGCTGGTGTGCAGTCTcccgggcccccaggggcctgCGGGACAACCCGGAGCCTCTGGATCTCCAGGGGCTATGGGCGCACAGGGGCCCCCAGGGAGAGATGGCCTGGATGggaaggatggagagaaggGCGACCGGGGCGACGCAG CTGAGCCCGGGAGGCCAGGGAACCCCGGGAAGCCGGGGCCGAAGGGCAAGGCAGGTGTGATCGGCAAGGCCGGGCCCCGGGGGTTCAACGGGCTGCGGGGCACCCCAGGGGTGACGGGCAAGCCCGGGAGGAAGGGCCCGCCGGGCGACGCGGGCGTGGACGGGGCCCCCGGTGGCTGCAGCTGCGGGGACAACAGGGCGCGCTCGGCCTTCTCCGTGGCGATGACCAAGAGCTACCCCCAGGAGCGGCTGCCGATCCGCTTCGGCCGCATCCTGCTCAACGAGGGCGACCACTACAACGCCACCAGCGGGAAGTTCGTCTGCGCCTTCCCCGGGGTGTACTACTTCACCTACGACATCACCCTGGCCAACAGGCACCTGGCCATCGGACTGGTCCACAACGGGAACTACAAGATCAAGACGTTCGACGCCAACACGGGGAACAACGACGTGGCGTCGGGCTCCACCGTGCTGCAGCTGCGGCGCGGCGACCAGGTGTGGCTGCAGATCTTCTACTCCGGGCAGAATGGCCTGTTCTTCGACCCGTACTGGACGGACAGCACCTTCACCGGCTTCCTCATCTATGCCGATCGGCAAAAGCAACTGCCGAAAGCAACTAATGATGAAGAtttgaattag
- the ccnjl gene encoding cyclin-J-like protein, with protein sequence MGEMERELQWWKGQLAADIHQSLRIKELKLPAYRALSPQIGMRRYFADLLAILSNRYQLCPTARHLAVYLLDLFMDHYDVAIKQLYVIALSCLLLASKFEEKEDRVPKLEQLNSLGFMCSLNLVLNKKDLIKMELLLLETFGWNLCMPTPAHFIDYYLHASVQEGDLYNGWPLSSLSKTKAFMDKYTHYFLEVSLQDHAFLSFRPSQVAAACVAASRICLQISPNWNTALHLLTGYSWDHLTQCIELMLLAHDNDVKEANKTKSTAPQRLGSLQLQPQPALLSPVSALQRPASSSSTPQPMLYQPEGFPHLSQHSPSLSQLQMIADARALGPVVSVSQDFLQGHRMGLLAAAPSMTPGGAFPSYPGLGSGLQPGPRPLPLQGPISMQMALAAEPRHCLTMAYSGGYLGAHHGFTAGCFDR encoded by the exons ATGGGAGAGATGGAAAGGGAGTTGCAATGGTGGAAGGGACAGCTCGCAGCCGATATCCATCAATCCCTCCGCATCAAG gagcTGAAGCTACCGGCGTACCGGGCACTCTCGCCACAGATCGGGATGCGGCGGTACTTTGCGGACCTGCTGGCCATCCTGAGCAACCGCTACCAGCTGTGCCCCACCGCCCGGCACCTGGCCGTCTACCTCCTGGACCTGTTCATGGACCACTACGACGTGGCCATCAAGCAGCTCTACGTCATCGCCCTGTCCTGCCTGCTCCTCGCCA GTAAgtttgaggagaaggaggaccgCGTGCCCAAGCTGGAGCAGCTCAACTCGCTGGGCTTCATGTGCAGCCTGAACCTGGTGCTCAACAAGAAGGACCTCATCAagatggagctgctgctgcttgagACCTTCGGCTGGAACCTGTGCATGCCCACGCCGGCCCACTTCATCGACTACTACCTCCACGCCTCTGTGCAGGAGGGCGACCTGTACAACGGCTGGcccctctcctcgctctccaaGACCAAGGCCTTCATGGACAAGTACACACACTACTTCCTGGAGGTGTCGCTGCAAg accaCGCCTTCCTGAGCTTCCGTCCGTCCCAGGTGGCGGCGGCGTGCGTGGCTGCGTCTCGTATCTGCCTGCAGATCTCCCCCAACTGGAACACGGCCCTGCACCTGCTGACGGGCTACAGCTGGGACCACCTCACCCAGTGCATCGAGCTCATGCTGCT GGCCCACGACAACGACGTCAAGGAGGCCAACAAGACCAAGTCCACGGCCCCACAGCGCCTGGGCTCGCTGCAGCTCCAGCCCCAGCCCGCCCTCCTGTCCCCCGTCTCCGCCCTCCAGCGGCCCGCCTCGTCCTCGTCCACGCCCCAGCCCATGCTCTACCAGCCCGAGGGCTTCCCCCACCTGTCCCAGCACTCGCCCTCGCTGTCCCAGCTGCAGATGATCGCCGACGCGCGCGCGCTGGGCCCCGTGGTCAGCGTCTCCCAGGACTTCCTCCAGGGCCACCGCATGGGCCTGCTGgccgccgccccctccatgACCCCCGGCGGCGCCTTCCCCTCCTACCCCGGCCTGGGCTCGGGCCTGCAGCCGGGGCCCCGGCCCCTGCCGCTCCAGGGGCCCATCTCCATGCAGATGGCGTTGGCGGCGGAGCCCCGGCACTGCCTCACCATGGCGTACAGCGGGGGCTACCTGGGCGCCCACCACGGCTTCACGGCCGGCTGCTTCGACAGGTGA